A genome region from Pristis pectinata isolate sPriPec2 chromosome 4, sPriPec2.1.pri, whole genome shotgun sequence includes the following:
- the cnot8 gene encoding CCR4-NOT transcription complex subunit 8 isoform X1: MAIQTTLAHFGNLFKMPSAEDHSQIIREVWANNLEEEMRRIRLIIQKYNYIAMDTEFPGVVVRPIGEFRSTVDYQYQLLRCNVDLLKIIQLGLTFMNEKNQYPPGTSTWQFNFKFNLTEDMYSQDSIDLLRTSGLQFKKHEEEGIETSYFAELLMTSGVVLCDNVKWLSFHSGYDFGYLIKLLTHSRLPEEEQEFFDILHLFFPAIYDVKYLMKSCKNLKGGLQEVAEQLELERIGRQHQAGSDSLLTGMAFFRMRELFFEDNIDDTKYCGHLYGLGSGLSNNHNGTAGTSEEETNSKQH; the protein is encoded by the exons ATGGCCATTCAG aCCACATTAGCCCACTTCGGCAATCTATTCAAAATGCCGTCTGCAGAAGACCACAGTCAGATAATCCGTGAGGTATGGGCAAATAACCTGGAAGAAGAAATGAGACGAATTCGTCTAATTATTCAGAAATACAACTATATAGCCATG GATACAGAGTTTCCTGGTGTTGTGGTAAGACCTATTGGAGAATTTCGTAGCACTGTAGATTACCAGTATCAACTCCTACGATGTAATGTGGACTTGTTGAAAATCATCCAGCTAGGCCTGACGTTCATGAATGAGAAAAACCAGTATCCTCCTGGAACCTCCACCTGGCAGTTCAACTTTAAATTCAACCTGAC GGAGGATATGTACTCTCAAGACTCAATAGATCTGCTGAGAACTTCTGGGCTCCAGTTCAAGAAGCATGAAGAAGAAGGGATTGAAACCTCTTACTTTGCAGAGCTGCTCATGACATCTGGGGTTGTGCTTTGTGATAATGTTAAGTGGCTTTCATTTCACAG TGGTTATGACTTTGGCTACTTGATTAAACTTCTAACCCACTCACGACTACCGGAAGAAGAGCAAGAATTCTTTGACATCCTGCATTTGTTCTTTCCAGCAATCTATGATGTGAAGTACCTGATGAAAAGCTGCAAAAACCTGAAG GGTGGCCTGCAGGAAGTTGCTGAACAGCTTGAGCTGGAGCGAATTGGGCGACAGCACCAGGCAGGCTCAGACTCACTTCTGACAGGCATGGCTTTCTTCAGAATGAGGGAG ttattttttGAAGACAACATTGATGATACAAAGTACTGTGGACATTTATATGGTCTTGGATCGGGTTTATCTAATAACCATAATGGGACAGCTGGCACGTCTGAAGAAGAAACCAACAGCAAACAACACTGA
- the cnot8 gene encoding CCR4-NOT transcription complex subunit 8 isoform X2 translates to MPSAEDHSQIIREVWANNLEEEMRRIRLIIQKYNYIAMDTEFPGVVVRPIGEFRSTVDYQYQLLRCNVDLLKIIQLGLTFMNEKNQYPPGTSTWQFNFKFNLTEDMYSQDSIDLLRTSGLQFKKHEEEGIETSYFAELLMTSGVVLCDNVKWLSFHSGYDFGYLIKLLTHSRLPEEEQEFFDILHLFFPAIYDVKYLMKSCKNLKGGLQEVAEQLELERIGRQHQAGSDSLLTGMAFFRMRELFFEDNIDDTKYCGHLYGLGSGLSNNHNGTAGTSEEETNSKQH, encoded by the exons ATGCCGTCTGCAGAAGACCACAGTCAGATAATCCGTGAGGTATGGGCAAATAACCTGGAAGAAGAAATGAGACGAATTCGTCTAATTATTCAGAAATACAACTATATAGCCATG GATACAGAGTTTCCTGGTGTTGTGGTAAGACCTATTGGAGAATTTCGTAGCACTGTAGATTACCAGTATCAACTCCTACGATGTAATGTGGACTTGTTGAAAATCATCCAGCTAGGCCTGACGTTCATGAATGAGAAAAACCAGTATCCTCCTGGAACCTCCACCTGGCAGTTCAACTTTAAATTCAACCTGAC GGAGGATATGTACTCTCAAGACTCAATAGATCTGCTGAGAACTTCTGGGCTCCAGTTCAAGAAGCATGAAGAAGAAGGGATTGAAACCTCTTACTTTGCAGAGCTGCTCATGACATCTGGGGTTGTGCTTTGTGATAATGTTAAGTGGCTTTCATTTCACAG TGGTTATGACTTTGGCTACTTGATTAAACTTCTAACCCACTCACGACTACCGGAAGAAGAGCAAGAATTCTTTGACATCCTGCATTTGTTCTTTCCAGCAATCTATGATGTGAAGTACCTGATGAAAAGCTGCAAAAACCTGAAG GGTGGCCTGCAGGAAGTTGCTGAACAGCTTGAGCTGGAGCGAATTGGGCGACAGCACCAGGCAGGCTCAGACTCACTTCTGACAGGCATGGCTTTCTTCAGAATGAGGGAG ttattttttGAAGACAACATTGATGATACAAAGTACTGTGGACATTTATATGGTCTTGGATCGGGTTTATCTAATAACCATAATGGGACAGCTGGCACGTCTGAAGAAGAAACCAACAGCAAACAACACTGA